The following coding sequences lie in one Pseudorca crassidens isolate mPseCra1 chromosome 2, mPseCra1.hap1, whole genome shotgun sequence genomic window:
- the S100A1 gene encoding protein S100-A1: MGSELETAMETLINVFHAHSGKEGDKYKLSKKELKELLQTELSGFLDAQKDADAVDKVMKELDENGDGEVDFQEYVVLVAALTVACNNFFWENS; this comes from the exons ATGGGCTCTGAGCTGGAGACGGCAATGGAGACTCTCATCAATGTGTTCCACGCCCACTCGGGCAAGGAGGGGGACAAGTACAAGCTGAGCAAGAAGGAGCTCAAAGAGCTGCTGCAGACGGAGCTCTCCGGCTTCCTGGAC GCCCAGAAGGATGCGGATGCTGTGGACAAGGTGATGAAGGAGTTAGATGAGAATGGAGATGGAGAGGTGGACTTCCAGGAGTATGTGGTGCTGGTGGCTGCCCTCACAGTGGCCTGTAACAACTTCTTCTGGGAGAACAGTTGA
- the S100A16 gene encoding protein S100-A16 isoform X2 has product MADSYTELEKAVVVLVENFYKYVSKHSLAKDKISKSSFRKMLQKELNHMLTFLARTPGTEGLLISSSRTWTPTTTGASASTSTGS; this is encoded by the exons ATGGCGGACTCCTACACGGAGCTGGAGAAGGCGGTGGTCGTCCTGGTGGAAAACTTCTACAAATACGTGTCCAAGCACAGCCTGGCCAAGGACAAGATCAGCAAAAGCAGCTTCCGGAAGATGCTTCAGAAGGAGCTCAATCATATGCTGACG TTCCTCGCCAGGACACCGGGAACCGAAGGGCTGCTGATAAGCTCATCCAGAACCTGGACGCCAACCACGACGGGCGCATCAGCTTCGACGAGTACTGGATCTTGA
- the S100A13 gene encoding protein S100-A13, which produces MAAEPLTELEAAIETVVTTFFTFAGQEGRKGSLSINEFKELVTQQLPHLLKDVGSLEEKMKSLDVNQDSELKFNEYWRLIGELAKEIRKEKALQIRKK; this is translated from the exons ATGGCAGCCGAACCACTGACTGAGCTGGAGGCGGCCATTGAGACTGTGGTCACCACCTTCTTCACCTTTGCAGGGCAGGAGGGCCGGAAGGGCAGCCTCAGCATCAATGAGTTTAAGGAACTGGTCACTCAGCAGTTGCCTCACCTGCTCAAG GATGTGGGCTCCTTAGAGGAGAAGATGAAGAGCTTGGATGTGAATCAGGACTCAGAGCTCAAGTTCAACGAGTACTGGAGACTGATTGGGGAGCTGGCCAAGGAGATCAGGAAGGAGAAGGCCCTGCAGATCCGAAAGAAGTAA
- the S100A14 gene encoding protein S100-A14: MGQCGSANVQGAQEFSDVERAIETLIKNFHQYSVEGGKETLTPSELRDLVTQQLPHLMPNNCGLEEKIANLGSCKDSKLEFGTFWELIGEAAKSVKLESPVRGS; this comes from the exons ATGGGACAGTGTGGGTCAGCCAACGTGCAG GGTGCCCAGGAATTCAGTGACGTGGAGAGGGCCATCGAGACCCTGATCAAGAACTTCCACCAGTATTcggtggagggtgggaaggagacgctgACCCCCTCCGAGCTACGGGACCTGGTCACCCAGCAGCTGCCCCACCTCATGCCG AACAACTGTGGGCTGGAAGAGAAAATTGCCAACTTGGGCAGCTGTAAAGACTCTAAACTGGAGTTCGGGACTTTCTGGGAGCTGATTGGAGAAGCAGCCAAGAGTGTGAAGCTGGAGAGCCCTGTCCGGGGGAGTTGA
- the S100A16 gene encoding protein S100-A16 isoform X1, with the protein MADSYTELEKAVVVLVENFYKYVSKHSLAKDKISKSSFRKMLQKELNHMLTDTGNRRAADKLIQNLDANHDGRISFDEYWILIGGITSPIANLIRQQEQQSSS; encoded by the exons ATGGCGGACTCCTACACGGAGCTGGAGAAGGCGGTGGTCGTCCTGGTGGAAAACTTCTACAAATACGTGTCCAAGCACAGCCTGGCCAAGGACAAGATCAGCAAAAGCAGCTTCCGGAAGATGCTTCAGAAGGAGCTCAATCATATGCTGACG GACACCGGGAACCGAAGGGCTGCTGATAAGCTCATCCAGAACCTGGACGCCAACCACGACGGGCGCATCAGCTTCGACGAGTACTGGATCTTGATAGGCGGCATCACTAGTCCCATCGCCAACCTTATCCGCCAGCAGGAGCAGCAGAGCAGCAGCTAG